One window from the genome of Marinobacter sp. es.048 encodes:
- a CDS encoding FAD-dependent oxidoreductase, with amino-acid sequence MADVLTDGATLDFEIEMPLVIVGGGACGLVAGLAAISQGIDAVVLERDETPRGSTFMSSGFIPAAATRFQKAAGVDDTPEQMADDIQNKNGHQSDPAIVEALTQASGEVIEWLADEHKIPFELVEGFLYPGHSRLRMHCTPRRTGEELMACLLNAAEHAGLPILTEARVTTLHVDEERRVRGLSYQRRDGTTEQIGCTNLLLACNGYGGNQDLIGQHIPQMEGALYYGHEGNQGDAVIWGQALQASLKDMGSYQGHGSLAWPHQTLISWAVMMQGGIQLNLQGQRFSNEHGGYSEQAAKVKAQPEGIAFNVFDTRIHEQCLQFEDYRNAHAAGAVKIFDTLEDLADGLEMPRSEVLKTFSEIHSLSEQDRTDRFGRQFSAEQQLVPPYHVIRVTGALFHTQGGLEIRTDGRVLDAEGDPLPNLFAAGGAARGVSGAGDNGYLSGNGLLSAVVMGALAGRAAAARLD; translated from the coding sequence ATGGCGGACGTCCTTACCGATGGCGCGACCCTGGACTTTGAAATCGAAATGCCTCTGGTGATTGTGGGGGGTGGCGCCTGTGGTCTGGTGGCGGGGCTTGCAGCCATATCTCAGGGAATTGATGCGGTTGTTCTGGAGCGTGACGAGACACCACGGGGCAGTACCTTCATGTCGTCCGGTTTTATCCCCGCTGCTGCCACCAGGTTTCAGAAAGCAGCTGGCGTTGACGACACACCCGAGCAAATGGCCGACGACATCCAGAATAAAAATGGGCATCAGTCGGATCCTGCTATCGTTGAAGCTCTTACCCAGGCTTCCGGTGAAGTAATCGAGTGGCTGGCCGACGAACACAAAATTCCGTTTGAGCTAGTGGAAGGTTTCCTCTACCCGGGCCACAGCCGCTTGCGCATGCATTGTACGCCCCGACGTACAGGGGAGGAGCTCATGGCTTGCCTGCTGAATGCGGCAGAGCATGCAGGACTGCCAATTCTGACCGAAGCTCGAGTCACCACTCTCCACGTTGACGAGGAGCGGCGGGTGCGTGGCCTGTCGTATCAACGACGCGATGGCACCACCGAACAGATTGGCTGCACGAACCTGCTGTTGGCCTGTAACGGTTACGGAGGCAACCAGGACCTAATCGGACAGCATATCCCGCAGATGGAAGGTGCGCTGTACTATGGCCATGAGGGAAATCAGGGTGACGCCGTGATATGGGGCCAAGCCCTTCAGGCCAGCCTGAAAGACATGGGGTCATACCAAGGCCACGGCTCGCTCGCATGGCCCCATCAGACCCTGATTTCCTGGGCGGTCATGATGCAGGGTGGAATCCAGCTGAATTTGCAAGGCCAGCGATTCTCGAACGAACATGGTGGCTACTCAGAGCAGGCAGCCAAGGTAAAGGCCCAACCCGAAGGCATAGCTTTTAACGTGTTTGACACCCGTATCCATGAACAATGCCTGCAGTTTGAGGACTATCGTAATGCCCACGCGGCAGGGGCCGTGAAGATTTTCGACACGCTGGAAGACTTGGCCGATGGACTGGAAATGCCAAGGAGCGAGGTCCTTAAAACTTTTTCAGAGATTCACAGCCTAAGCGAGCAGGATCGAACCGATCGCTTTGGCCGACAGTTTTCTGCGGAGCAACAACTGGTACCTCCCTACCATGTAATCAGGGTTACCGGTGCCCTGTTCCACACCCAAGGCGGGCTTGAGATCAGGACTGACGGGAGAGTTCTGGATGCCGAAGGGGACCCACTACCTAACCTTTTCGCCGCAGGCGGGGCTGCCAGAGGCGTATCTGGAGCAGGTGACAATGGCTACCTCTCAGGCAATGGCTTACTCAGTGCGGTTGTTATGGGGGCATTGGCCGGGAGGGCGGCTGCAGCGAGGCTCGACTGA
- the leuC gene encoding 3-isopropylmalate dehydratase large subunit: MAGKTLFDKVWQAHEIYQNDEGQSLLWVDRHLAHEGSFHAFNKIAERGLSVRHPECTIGIADHYVPTTSRSLIAVQPKIRHVIEQLVENTRKHGIKLIGLDDPRQGIVHVVGPEQGITQPGLLMVCGDSHTSTHGALGALAFGIGASEVAHVLATQTLWQTKPKRMRITINGQLAPGVTAKDIALAWISRLGADGARGYAIEYAGSVIRDLSVEARLTLCNLSIEGGGRCGMIAPDEKTIEYVTGRPYSPRGEALTRAIAYWKTLYSDDDGEFDREVILDGEEIAPIVTWGVSPEEALPIDASVPDPSSASSASKSRQIQDSLDYMGLVPGQKLTDVTIDRIFIGSCTNARIEDLRAAADLLKGKTCKVPGIVSPGSTAVKAEAEAEGLGQVFMDAGLEWRESGCSMCVAMNGDLVASGERCASTTNRNFKGRQGPGARTHLMSPAMAAAAALTGHLTDIRDLLG; the protein is encoded by the coding sequence ATGGCAGGTAAAACACTCTTTGACAAGGTTTGGCAGGCCCACGAAATTTACCAGAATGACGAAGGCCAGAGTTTGTTATGGGTAGACCGGCATCTGGCACATGAAGGGTCGTTTCACGCCTTTAACAAGATCGCTGAGCGTGGGCTGTCAGTTCGCCATCCCGAATGCACGATCGGCATCGCAGATCATTACGTGCCCACCACCAGCCGCAGCCTCATTGCGGTGCAGCCGAAGATACGCCACGTCATCGAGCAGTTAGTCGAAAACACCCGTAAGCACGGCATTAAATTGATTGGGCTTGATGATCCGCGCCAGGGGATTGTCCACGTCGTTGGCCCTGAGCAAGGCATTACTCAACCGGGTCTGTTGATGGTGTGTGGCGACAGCCACACTTCCACCCACGGTGCTCTGGGTGCCCTGGCTTTCGGCATCGGTGCGTCGGAAGTGGCGCATGTGCTGGCGACACAGACCCTTTGGCAAACCAAGCCCAAGCGAATGCGGATTACCATAAACGGGCAGTTGGCGCCGGGCGTCACGGCAAAGGATATTGCGCTGGCCTGGATTTCCAGGCTGGGTGCGGACGGTGCCCGCGGCTACGCCATTGAGTATGCGGGCAGTGTTATCCGCGACTTGAGTGTGGAAGCGCGGCTGACCCTCTGTAACTTATCCATTGAGGGCGGGGGCCGGTGTGGGATGATCGCCCCTGACGAGAAAACCATCGAATACGTTACGGGGCGTCCATATAGTCCCCGTGGTGAAGCGCTCACGCGAGCTATCGCCTACTGGAAGACGCTTTACAGTGACGATGATGGGGAATTCGATCGGGAAGTGATCCTCGATGGCGAAGAGATTGCCCCAATTGTGACCTGGGGCGTGTCCCCGGAGGAGGCTCTGCCCATAGACGCTTCTGTGCCGGACCCCTCCTCCGCCAGTTCAGCGTCAAAGTCTCGTCAGATTCAGGACAGCCTCGATTACATGGGGCTTGTACCCGGACAGAAACTGACCGACGTCACCATTGACCGTATCTTTATCGGGTCTTGCACGAATGCCCGTATCGAAGACCTTCGTGCCGCCGCAGATTTGCTCAAAGGCAAGACCTGCAAGGTTCCTGGCATCGTTTCTCCTGGCTCTACCGCGGTTAAGGCCGAGGCAGAGGCTGAAGGGTTGGGCCAGGTATTTATGGATGCAGGTCTTGAATGGCGCGAGTCTGGCTGTTCTATGTGCGTCGCAATGAATGGTGATCTGGTTGCCAGTGGAGAGCGTTGCGCGTCGACGACAAATCGTAATTTCAAGGGAAGGCAGGGCCCCGGCGCTCGCACTCACCTGATGTCACCGGCCATGGCTGCTGCAGCGGCACTGACTGGCCATCTTACCGATATTCGTGATCTTCTGGGGTAA
- a CDS encoding polysaccharide deacetylase family protein, translated as MSLDKDYLEYPKRAYGNDHDRFDWSMLADRAPIKWPNGKRLAVWINTSLQLYPMNQRGKPFKVPNGMTMPYPDLRHFTLRDYGNRVGIYRCLRAFDRYGILPTFAINSQLAQDTPYLLEALKDIGGEFICHGWNMDHLHYGGQDKEEEAELVKRSVDTLRALVESPVRGWLSPAKNQSWHTPDLLTANSIEYCCDWVNDDMPYHFRTANGPLTMMPLTTEIEDQFIIGQNLHSEDSWVEQVKDAFDFLLTESANQGGRMLALNIHPWMIGQPHRISSLEAVLEYITGHEEIWQAPAGDILDAFNAQMGQEG; from the coding sequence ATGAGCTTGGACAAAGACTACCTGGAATATCCCAAACGGGCCTATGGGAATGACCACGACCGCTTCGATTGGTCCATGCTGGCAGACCGGGCGCCGATTAAGTGGCCAAACGGCAAACGACTGGCGGTGTGGATCAACACGTCTTTGCAATTGTACCCAATGAACCAGCGCGGCAAACCGTTCAAGGTACCCAATGGCATGACCATGCCCTACCCTGACCTGCGCCACTTTACCTTGCGGGATTACGGCAACCGCGTCGGAATCTATCGCTGCCTAAGGGCCTTCGACCGGTATGGCATTCTGCCCACTTTTGCGATTAACAGTCAGCTGGCTCAGGACACGCCATACCTCTTGGAGGCATTGAAGGACATCGGTGGTGAGTTCATCTGCCATGGCTGGAATATGGACCATCTCCACTATGGCGGGCAGGACAAAGAGGAAGAAGCCGAGCTGGTGAAGCGCTCTGTGGACACGCTCCGTGCGTTGGTGGAGTCTCCGGTCCGGGGCTGGTTGAGCCCGGCCAAGAATCAGAGCTGGCATACCCCGGACCTACTGACGGCCAACAGCATCGAATACTGTTGTGACTGGGTCAACGATGACATGCCCTATCACTTCCGCACCGCTAACGGCCCGCTGACCATGATGCCGCTGACCACGGAAATCGAGGACCAGTTCATCATCGGCCAGAACCTGCATTCCGAAGATTCCTGGGTGGAGCAAGTAAAGGACGCATTCGACTTTCTGCTGACCGAGTCCGCCAATCAGGGCGGTCGGATGCTGGCACTGAACATCCACCCCTGGATGATTGGCCAGCCGCACCGTATCAGCAGCCTTGAAGCAGTTCTGGAGTACATTACCGGGCACGAGGAGATTTGGCAGGCTCCTGCCGGAGACATCCTCGATGCCTTCAATGCACAAATGGGCCAAGAGGGCTGA
- a CDS encoding TRAP transporter small permease: MSPFVRLYDKLVDALALVSGLMLLWLMIAVVASVLIRNIGGQPPAWLFTSTEYSMFYLTLLGAPWLVRERGHVFVEVAIARLPSGAIDVLSRIVMFLCAGISFVLAWTGLELVISNVQGGDYDVRIYFIPMWIFTVTYPISFALMGIEFTRFIFAKNTFHRSIYGEV; encoded by the coding sequence ATGTCTCCCTTCGTTCGCCTCTATGACAAGCTGGTTGATGCGCTGGCGCTCGTCTCCGGCCTGATGCTGCTATGGCTGATGATCGCGGTAGTAGCCTCCGTACTCATCCGCAACATAGGGGGGCAGCCGCCGGCCTGGCTTTTCACATCAACTGAATACTCCATGTTCTACCTGACGCTGCTGGGCGCGCCCTGGCTGGTTCGGGAAAGGGGGCATGTTTTTGTTGAGGTCGCCATCGCGCGACTTCCGTCTGGTGCGATCGATGTGCTTTCGCGAATCGTCATGTTTCTGTGTGCGGGTATCAGCTTTGTGCTGGCATGGACGGGCCTGGAATTGGTGATATCCAATGTTCAGGGCGGTGACTATGACGTCCGGATTTACTTCATCCCGATGTGGATCTTTACGGTCACTTATCCGATCAGCTTTGCCCTGATGGGAATTGAGTTTACCCGTTTTATTTTCGCAAAGAATACGTTCCATCGCTCCATATACGGGGAAGTCTGA
- a CDS encoding nuclear transport factor 2 family protein, which produces MPMLQVNLLRGYNSELKSRLSRVLTAVISGITRAKPETISVWIDEFDSDNYSRGGQVRQPGPGAADPETLVRDYLTAMEQRELDTARRYLSEDFVMTFPGSGDLTSLNQLVEWSKGRYRFVKKTVAAVNVAYEMGEVVVFVNGTLSGEWPDGAAFDSVRFIDRFEIRDDHLVRQDVWNDLANAQA; this is translated from the coding sequence ATGCCGATGTTACAGGTCAACCTGTTGAGGGGCTATAACAGCGAGTTGAAGAGCCGTTTATCAAGAGTTCTTACGGCTGTCATTTCCGGTATTACCCGGGCCAAACCAGAGACCATTTCTGTCTGGATCGACGAGTTCGACTCGGATAATTACAGCCGAGGCGGCCAGGTGCGACAGCCCGGGCCTGGCGCTGCCGACCCCGAGACATTGGTCCGCGACTACCTTACGGCGATGGAGCAGCGTGAATTGGACACGGCGCGCCGCTATCTCAGCGAGGATTTCGTGATGACCTTTCCCGGCAGCGGCGACCTCACATCTCTCAACCAGCTGGTTGAGTGGTCCAAAGGGCGTTATCGGTTTGTCAAGAAAACAGTAGCCGCCGTCAATGTCGCGTACGAGATGGGCGAGGTTGTTGTGTTCGTAAATGGCACCCTTTCCGGTGAATGGCCGGATGGCGCCGCCTTTGACAGCGTTCGTTTCATTGACCGTTTTGAGATTAGAGATGACCACTTAGTCCGCCAGGATGTCTGGAACGACCTTGCTAACGCTCAAGCATAA
- the leuD gene encoding 3-isopropylmalate dehydratase small subunit: MKPFTRLSSLACPLPLENVDTDQIIPARFMKESRANGYGGFLLYDMRFDSNGTEKKFILNNPDAAASEILVARRNFGAGSSREAAVYALMDFGFRCVIAPSFGDIFASNSVNNGLLPALVSEQDCERLLEIMDAEPKQMEVDLSAQTITVASAIVYFEINPTWKLKLLNGWDDIDLTLAEKSKIEKFRENYRKHYPWLG; encoded by the coding sequence ATGAAACCGTTCACGCGATTGTCTTCACTGGCCTGTCCGCTACCGCTTGAGAATGTTGACACAGACCAGATTATCCCGGCCCGGTTCATGAAAGAGTCCCGAGCCAATGGTTATGGCGGGTTCCTTCTGTATGACATGCGCTTTGACAGCAACGGTACGGAGAAGAAATTCATTTTGAATAATCCCGATGCGGCGGCTTCCGAGATACTGGTGGCTCGTCGTAACTTTGGCGCCGGGTCTTCCCGAGAGGCCGCAGTCTATGCGTTGATGGATTTCGGATTCCGCTGCGTTATAGCGCCAAGCTTTGGGGATATTTTCGCTTCGAACTCCGTGAACAATGGCTTGCTGCCGGCTTTAGTGTCGGAGCAGGACTGTGAACGATTGCTCGAGATCATGGATGCGGAGCCCAAGCAGATGGAGGTGGATCTATCGGCTCAGACGATCACTGTTGCAAGTGCTATTGTTTACTTTGAGATCAATCCAACCTGGAAGCTAAAGCTTTTGAATGGTTGGGACGATATTGATCTGACACTCGCAGAGAAATCAAAAATCGAAAAATTCCGAGAGAACTATCGGAAACATTACCCTTGGCTAGGGTAA
- a CDS encoding polysaccharide deacetylase family protein, which translates to MKESLGVYDYWPYHNRPKIRWPNGARVAFWVAPNIEFYELDPPSNPYRKAWPQPSPALPGYTIRDYGNRVGHRRQMDLLDKYGIRGSVSLSVALCEHHPEIIDMVCERDWELFSHGIYNTRYTYGLSEEQERDMIRDSIETIHRHSGQKCAGYLAPALSHSEQTLDLFAEVGSEMFGDDAGFYTCDLFHDDQPTPVRVRNGKRFISMPYSLEMNDTIVYAVNKVEPRHYATMLKRHFDRLYEEGKDSGTVMCIPTHNYQVSCPHRMKAFEEALEYITGHSDVWVATGREIAEYYLSNYYDAALDDIAKKKGSVK; encoded by the coding sequence ATGAAAGAGAGTCTTGGCGTCTACGATTACTGGCCGTACCACAATCGCCCGAAGATACGATGGCCTAACGGGGCACGGGTAGCCTTCTGGGTGGCACCCAATATCGAATTCTACGAACTGGACCCACCCTCTAACCCCTATCGCAAGGCTTGGCCCCAGCCCAGCCCGGCACTACCGGGATACACCATCCGGGATTACGGCAACCGTGTGGGGCACCGCCGCCAGATGGACCTCCTGGACAAGTATGGCATCCGAGGCTCAGTGTCCTTATCCGTGGCCCTTTGCGAGCACCATCCGGAAATCATCGATATGGTATGCGAGAGAGACTGGGAGCTTTTCAGCCACGGCATTTACAACACCCGTTATACCTACGGCCTGAGCGAAGAACAGGAGCGCGACATGATCCGCGACTCCATCGAGACGATTCATCGTCATAGCGGCCAGAAATGCGCCGGCTATCTGGCGCCAGCCCTGTCCCACTCCGAGCAAACCCTGGATCTGTTCGCGGAGGTGGGGTCGGAAATGTTTGGTGATGACGCCGGCTTCTATACCTGTGACCTTTTCCATGATGACCAGCCCACGCCGGTACGGGTGCGCAATGGCAAGCGTTTCATATCCATGCCGTACTCCCTGGAGATGAATGACACCATTGTTTACGCGGTCAACAAGGTGGAACCTCGCCATTATGCCACAATGTTGAAGCGCCACTTCGATCGTCTCTATGAAGAGGGGAAGGACTCCGGCACCGTGATGTGCATTCCTACTCACAACTATCAGGTGAGTTGCCCGCACCGCATGAAAGCCTTTGAGGAGGCGCTGGAATACATCACTGGCCACAGCGATGTCTGGGTAGCAACCGGCCGAGAGATAGCCGAATACTATCTATCCAACTATTACGACGCAGCCCTGGATGACATTGCGAAAAAGAAGGGGAGTGTGAAATGA
- a CDS encoding GntR family transcriptional regulator — translation MDTPLYTKGPGGTKSHQLFLLLKDAIVSGRMAPGTKIPGELKLAEEHRVSRVTVRRALEALTAEGLIMRKPGVGTLVCEQPVGATVMTASVSNLLPNIVKMGESSRVRLLEFSYGYPPDGVRERLRLGSTERAQRSIRVRLAGDKPFSYLTTYVPERIALSYNEDELATTPLFVLLERSGVHLDHATQTISATLATKDVSDALGVAVGAPLISLNRVVYDKKGKGVEHLHALYRPDRYRIEIDLCRADGEGGRYWQPLASE, via the coding sequence ATGGATACACCCCTGTACACTAAGGGGCCTGGCGGCACCAAGTCCCACCAGCTGTTTCTATTGCTGAAAGATGCCATAGTCAGTGGACGCATGGCGCCCGGAACCAAAATTCCAGGAGAACTCAAACTGGCAGAGGAGCACCGGGTGTCACGGGTGACGGTGCGCCGGGCTCTCGAAGCGCTTACTGCCGAAGGGTTGATTATGCGCAAGCCCGGTGTCGGTACTCTGGTATGCGAGCAGCCAGTCGGTGCCACTGTGATGACCGCCAGCGTTTCCAACTTGCTGCCCAATATTGTGAAGATGGGCGAAAGTTCTCGCGTTCGGCTTCTCGAGTTCAGTTATGGTTATCCCCCGGACGGTGTCCGGGAACGTCTTCGTCTTGGATCAACCGAACGCGCCCAGCGTTCTATTCGGGTGCGGCTCGCCGGGGACAAGCCTTTCTCTTATCTCACCACCTACGTGCCCGAGCGCATTGCTCTCAGCTACAACGAAGATGAGCTGGCGACCACGCCGTTGTTTGTCCTGCTGGAGCGAAGTGGTGTGCATCTCGATCATGCCACGCAAACGATCTCGGCAACTCTGGCAACCAAGGACGTATCAGACGCTCTGGGTGTGGCGGTAGGTGCGCCTCTCATATCCCTTAATCGCGTGGTGTATGACAAAAAGGGTAAAGGCGTTGAGCACCTCCATGCTCTTTATCGGCCCGACCGCTACCGCATCGAGATTGACCTTTGTCGCGCCGATGGTGAAGGCGGCCGGTATTGGCAGCCACTGGCGTCGGAGTAG
- the dctP gene encoding TRAP transporter substrate-binding protein DctP has translation MKKQIRFIAAGASLLCAMGAMAEEQELKAVHAFPSSLIYSQSFLDFVDKVNEQGEGVIQIRVLGGPEVIGLPQQPDSVRNGVVDMAYTAASFYSGKIPERDALISSNTNAVYARESGGIDLFNEIHQQKMGVYYLGWFDSGVNYNLYTINEPKLNDEGDLDMSGVRLRSNPVYDAFFTDYLKVQPISLPTTDVYSALERNVVDATGWTQIGMSDLNWDKFLNYRIDPAFYSTDMGVIVNLDSWNELSDEAQEILQRVAIEHERYSAESFAEVAAEQQAALEENGMSPFELEGEAATRYLDAAKEASLNRMRARMEQHPDGLTNYDELVEKFNKPDTK, from the coding sequence ATGAAAAAGCAAATTCGTTTTATTGCCGCTGGTGCGTCACTGCTATGTGCAATGGGTGCGATGGCAGAAGAGCAAGAGCTCAAAGCGGTTCACGCCTTCCCGTCTTCCCTGATTTATTCGCAGAGCTTCCTTGACTTTGTTGATAAGGTTAACGAGCAGGGCGAAGGTGTCATTCAGATCCGGGTACTCGGTGGGCCAGAAGTAATCGGCCTGCCCCAACAGCCGGACTCCGTTCGCAACGGCGTCGTCGACATGGCATACACTGCTGCCAGCTTCTACTCTGGCAAGATCCCTGAGCGGGACGCTTTGATCTCTTCAAATACCAATGCGGTCTATGCCCGTGAGTCCGGCGGGATTGATCTTTTCAATGAGATCCATCAGCAAAAGATGGGCGTTTACTACCTGGGCTGGTTCGACAGCGGGGTAAATTATAACCTGTATACCATCAATGAGCCGAAGCTGAATGATGAAGGCGATCTGGATATGTCTGGGGTGCGTCTTCGCAGTAATCCAGTATATGACGCTTTCTTCACCGACTATTTGAAAGTTCAGCCAATCAGCTTGCCGACGACCGATGTCTACTCCGCGCTGGAGCGTAACGTTGTAGATGCCACAGGCTGGACCCAAATCGGCATGAGCGACCTGAATTGGGACAAGTTCCTGAACTACCGTATTGATCCTGCCTTCTACTCGACTGATATGGGGGTGATTGTCAATCTGGATAGCTGGAACGAGCTCAGTGATGAAGCGCAAGAAATCCTGCAGCGAGTCGCTATCGAGCATGAGCGATACAGCGCCGAAAGCTTTGCGGAAGTGGCGGCCGAGCAGCAGGCCGCTCTTGAGGAAAACGGCATGAGTCCGTTCGAGCTGGAGGGAGAGGCTGCAACCCGTTATCTTGATGCCGCCAAGGAAGCTTCACTGAACCGTATGCGTGCGCGTATGGAGCAGCACCCGGATGGCTTGACTAACTACGACGAACTGGTTGAGAAGTTCAATAAGCCTGATACCAAGTAG
- a CDS encoding isochorismatase family protein codes for MISTDKTAKEIFHEVMQNPQRVPFGFGKKAVLVNVDPQKSYTRTDLYKTAYETDPRQLEYVNELAKRFRALDWPVVWTHVAFLDSAEDAGVWGTRTDTPDSLQNIKYGSDRTAFDERVDIDESRDVIYTKRMPSAFFETPLQSLLVWHQVDTVIVTGGSTSGCVRATAVESLSRGYRTIVPEECVADKHESYHFANLTDLHLKYADVMKVQSVLDWLDEKIAQKG; via the coding sequence ATGATTTCCACCGATAAAACTGCCAAAGAAATTTTCCACGAGGTCATGCAGAACCCTCAGCGGGTTCCTTTCGGGTTTGGCAAGAAAGCAGTCCTGGTCAATGTGGATCCGCAGAAGTCCTATACCCGCACCGATCTGTACAAGACCGCTTACGAAACCGACCCGCGCCAACTGGAATATGTCAATGAGCTGGCCAAACGTTTCCGGGCGCTGGACTGGCCGGTGGTGTGGACCCATGTGGCTTTTCTGGATTCGGCGGAGGATGCCGGTGTATGGGGCACACGTACAGACACACCGGACTCACTGCAAAACATCAAATATGGCTCGGACCGCACCGCGTTCGATGAGCGTGTGGACATCGATGAATCCCGAGACGTGATCTACACCAAACGCATGCCTTCAGCATTCTTCGAGACCCCCTTGCAATCGCTGCTTGTCTGGCATCAAGTGGATACTGTGATCGTGACAGGCGGCTCAACCTCCGGTTGTGTGCGTGCGACGGCGGTTGAGAGCCTGTCTCGGGGTTATAGGACCATTGTTCCCGAGGAATGCGTGGCCGACAAGCATGAAAGCTACCACTTCGCCAACCTGACCGATCTGCACCTGAAGTATGCGGATGTGATGAAAGTGCAGAGTGTGCTGGACTGGCTGGACGAAAAGATCGCCCAAAAGGGCTGA
- a CDS encoding isocitrate lyase/PEP mutase family protein, translated as MTITNTLGTPTTLKDRLQSPNIVLAPGVYDALSASLAEQAGFDTVYLSGASLAYTKLGRPDIGLMSLTEVNDTLAHIRERSDISIVVDCDTGFGNALNVIRSVRLLERSGANAIQLEDQTYPKRCGHLRGKTLVSAGEMVGKIKAALDARLSDQTLIIGRTDAIASEGIDKALERAEAYYEAGADMIFVEGIRSSEQIDQVMGRFKGRVPVMANMVEGGDTPLQDAPTLQSMGFSLVIFPGALVRAFTYMATEFFSTLKQDGTTDNFRDRMLDFKQLNDYLGTQRMLELGQQYEDRSH; from the coding sequence ATGACAATAACTAACACTCTTGGCACCCCAACGACTCTGAAAGACCGGTTACAAAGCCCCAACATCGTGTTGGCCCCCGGCGTTTACGATGCCTTGAGCGCATCATTGGCAGAACAAGCGGGCTTCGATACTGTTTATTTATCCGGAGCCAGCCTGGCATATACCAAGCTCGGCCGTCCGGACATTGGTCTGATGAGTCTTACTGAGGTGAACGATACCCTGGCCCATATCCGTGAACGCAGCGACATCTCCATCGTTGTCGACTGCGACACCGGGTTTGGTAACGCCCTGAACGTCATACGCAGCGTTCGACTGCTGGAACGCTCTGGAGCCAACGCCATCCAGCTGGAAGACCAAACCTACCCGAAGCGCTGTGGTCACTTGCGCGGGAAAACCCTGGTCAGTGCCGGTGAGATGGTTGGCAAGATCAAGGCTGCCCTGGATGCCCGACTCAGCGATCAGACACTGATCATCGGCCGGACCGATGCTATTGCCAGCGAGGGCATAGACAAGGCGTTGGAACGCGCCGAGGCTTATTATGAAGCGGGAGCGGACATGATTTTTGTGGAAGGCATACGCTCGTCCGAACAGATTGACCAGGTAATGGGACGTTTCAAAGGCCGCGTTCCGGTGATGGCCAACATGGTAGAAGGTGGTGACACACCGCTTCAGGATGCGCCCACCCTGCAGTCGATGGGCTTTTCCCTGGTCATTTTCCCGGGTGCACTGGTACGCGCCTTCACTTACATGGCAACTGAGTTCTTTTCCACTCTGAAGCAAGATGGCACTACCGATAATTTCCGTGATCGGATGCTGGATTTCAAACAACTCAATGATTACCTGGGGACTCAGCGCATGCTGGAACTTGGTCAGCAGTATGAAGACCGCTCACACTAA